The following proteins come from a genomic window of Candidatus Omnitrophota bacterium:
- a CDS encoding alpha/beta hydrolase, which yields MTNSSFEVVKRHLAGGVLDPQAAAVLQAMMEQEGPALETLPVAESRSIARDAFRELGGERVDAGCVEDRILPADHGPVSVRIYTPKGTGPFPVLMYFHGGGWVWCDADTHEAACRHLCRLANSIVIFANYRRSPEYRFPAANDDAYYATKWVSDHASEINADPQRIAAGGDSAGGNMSAVLALRARETKDFRLAFQLLVYPVTDMSDMDGGTYETYGEGYFLTKPLMKWFREQYLNSLDEARLPQVSPLLEKDLTGLPPALVITAEFDPLRQEGEAYAQRLANAGIAVQCSRYNGMIHPFWSMAGKVDQALAAYREAANALQKAFGNV from the coding sequence TCAAGCCGCCGCCGTCTTGCAAGCCATGATGGAACAAGAGGGGCCGGCCTTGGAAACGCTGCCCGTAGCGGAAAGCCGATCCATCGCTCGGGACGCTTTTCGGGAATTGGGCGGAGAACGAGTGGATGCAGGCTGCGTGGAAGACCGGATTCTGCCGGCCGATCATGGCCCCGTATCCGTTCGCATCTATACGCCCAAAGGAACAGGCCCCTTTCCCGTCCTCATGTATTTCCACGGCGGCGGCTGGGTGTGGTGCGATGCGGATACCCATGAAGCCGCCTGCCGCCATTTATGCCGGCTCGCCAACAGCATCGTCATTTTCGCGAATTATCGCCGCTCCCCGGAATATCGCTTTCCCGCCGCCAACGACGACGCCTATTACGCGACGAAATGGGTCTCGGATCATGCGAGCGAGATCAACGCCGATCCACAACGCATCGCAGCGGGAGGAGACAGCGCGGGAGGCAACATGTCGGCGGTATTGGCGCTGCGCGCGCGGGAAACGAAGGATTTTCGCTTGGCGTTTCAATTGCTGGTTTATCCCGTTACGGATATGAGCGATATGGACGGCGGGACCTACGAAACGTATGGGGAAGGGTATTTTCTCACCAAGCCGCTGATGAAATGGTTTCGCGAACAATATCTGAATTCGCTGGATGAAGCCCGGCTGCCCCAGGTTTCGCCTTTGCTGGAAAAAGATTTGACGGGATTGCCGCCCGCGTTGGTGATAACGGCGGAATTCGATCCTCTCCGCCAAGAAGGAGAAGCCTACGCCCAACGCCTCGCTAACGCGGGGATTGCGGTTCAATGCTCGCGCTACAACGGCATGATTCATCCGTTCTGGAGCATGGCTGGAAAGGTGGATCAAGCGCTAGCCGCCTACCGCGAAGCCGCCAACGCTCTGCAAAAAGCCTTCGGCAACGTCTGA
- a CDS encoding Gfo/Idh/MocA family oxidoreductase, with the protein MISVGVIGYGYWGPNLVRNFNSISESKVTWVCDPLSDRLAKASALYPAIRITADPQDLFSDPSLDAVLIATPVFTHFDLAMKALQAGKHVLVEKPLASNSEQARRLLDQADKSGKVLMVDHTFIYTAAVRKIKELIEQGTLGELYYFDSVRINLGLFQHDVNVLWDLAVHDLSIMDYLLGAEVQSIAAVGVAHIPGQPENIAYLTCFFENNLIAHFHVNWLAPVKIRQTLIGGSRKMVVYDDLESSEKIKIYDKGVTLEANPEKIYQLLVGYRAGDMYSPHLNGVEALREEARHFVECVEKGITPITSGPEGLRVVKILEAANQSMKEHGRPVSIK; encoded by the coding sequence ATGATTTCCGTCGGCGTTATTGGATACGGCTATTGGGGGCCTAATCTGGTCCGGAATTTCAATTCCATCTCCGAATCCAAGGTAACTTGGGTTTGCGATCCGCTTTCGGACCGATTGGCCAAGGCTTCAGCGCTTTATCCCGCTATTCGAATTACCGCCGATCCTCAAGATTTGTTCTCCGATCCCTCGTTGGACGCCGTCTTGATCGCTACGCCGGTGTTTACGCATTTCGACCTGGCCATGAAAGCGCTGCAGGCGGGGAAGCACGTCCTGGTGGAAAAACCGCTGGCCTCCAATTCCGAACAAGCGCGGAGACTGCTCGATCAGGCGGATAAAAGCGGCAAAGTTCTGATGGTAGATCACACCTTCATCTATACCGCCGCCGTGCGCAAGATCAAGGAATTGATCGAACAGGGAACGCTGGGCGAGTTGTATTATTTCGATTCCGTTCGCATCAACCTCGGCCTGTTCCAGCATGACGTCAACGTACTTTGGGATTTAGCCGTGCACGATCTATCCATCATGGACTATCTTCTCGGCGCCGAAGTCCAATCCATCGCCGCCGTGGGCGTGGCGCATATTCCGGGCCAGCCGGAAAACATCGCTTATCTGACCTGTTTCTTCGAAAACAATCTCATCGCCCATTTTCATGTCAATTGGCTGGCGCCGGTTAAAATCCGGCAAACGCTGATCGGCGGCAGTCGTAAAATGGTGGTCTACGATGATCTGGAATCGAGCGAAAAGATCAAGATTTACGATAAAGGAGTAACCCTGGAAGCCAATCCCGAAAAAATCTACCAACTGTTGGTCGGCTACCGCGCGGGCGATATGTATTCGCCTCACTTGAACGGCGTGGAAGCCCTGCGCGAGGAAGCCCGCCATTTCGTGGAATGCGTCGAGAAGGGTATCACTCCTATCACCAGCGGGCCGGAAGGCTTGCGCGTCGTCAAAATCCTCGAAGCGGCCAACCAATCCATGAAAGAACATGGCCGCCCCGTCTCCATCAAGTAA